A part of Gossypium hirsutum isolate 1008001.06 chromosome A07, Gossypium_hirsutum_v2.1, whole genome shotgun sequence genomic DNA contains:
- the LOC107955558 gene encoding AAA-ATPase At3g28580 gives MMMMKGEQWSNLGSTMAAIMFAYAMFRQYFPPQLQDYIFRYGKKLSNFMYPYVHVTFDEFIGERMKKSEAFSAIQNYLSDKSSSNAKRLKADVVKDSQSLVLSMDYNEEITDEFNGVKLWWSANRTTPKTQQFSFYPGADEKRFYTLKFHKRDRQVITGIYLSHVLKQGKAIAADNRQRKLYSNGGGQGWLGHRSSSTWTHVAFEHPATFDTLAMDEKKKREIKKDLVKFSNGKAYYAKIGKAWKRGYLLYGPPGTGKSTMVAAMANFLNYDVYDLELTTVKNNVELRRLLIETSNKSIIVIEDIDCSLDLTGQREEKKKKKKDDKNEEGDPISAMSKNEERKESEVTLSGLLNFIDGIWSACGGERIIVFTTNHVEKLDPALIRRGRMDKHIEMSYCRFEAFKVLAKNYLDIDSHPLFGEIGNLLEETDMTPADVAENLMLKSDDDDDDEEEVETCLKNLIEALKTAKEEASKKAEEDARLKAEKEQKEKEAAEKEQSVKEDVTQDAVSAKEVKDNGVIH, from the coding sequence atgatgatgatgaagggAGAACAGTGGTCTAATCTAGGCTCAACGATGGCGGCCATTATGTTCGCGTATGCCATGTTCCGACAGTATTTCCCTCCACAACTTCAGGACTATATCTTTCGATATGGTAAAAAGCTGTCGAATTTCATGTATCCTTACGTTCATGTAACCTTCGATGAATTCATCGGCGAGAGGATGAAGAAAAGTGAAGCCTTCTCAGCAATTCAGAACTATCTCAGTGACAAATCTTCTTCAAACGCTAAGCGACTCAAGGCTGATGTTGTTAAAGATAGTCAGTCTTTAGTTCTTAGCATGGATTATAACGAAGAAATCACCGATGAGTTTAATGGAGTCAAGCTTTGGTGGTCTGCTAATCGAACTACTCCCAAAACACAACAGTTTTCATTTTATCCAGGCGCAGATGAGAAGAGGTTTTACACTCTCAAGTTCCATAAACGAGACCGGCAAGTCATCACCGGAATTTATCTTAGCCATGTGTTGAAACAGGGGAAGGCTATCGCTGCAGATAACCGGCAACGGAAGCTCTACTCGAACGGTGGAGGCCAAGGCTGGCTTGGTCACCGAAGTAGCTCAACATGGACACATGTGGCCTTTGAACATCCTGCAACATTTGATACATTAGCAATGGatgaaaagaagaaaagggaGATCAAGAAAGATCTAGTGAAGTTCAGTAATGGGAAAGCGTATTATGCTAAGATTGGGAAAGCTTGGAAACGTGGTTATCTACTTTATGGTCCTCCAGGAACTGGCAAATCCACCATGGTTGCTGCCATGGCTAACTTTTTGAACTATGATGTGTATGATCTTGAGCTTACAACAGTTAAGAACAATGTGGAATTGAGAAGGCTTTTGATTGAGACATCAAACAAGTCTATCATAGTGATAGAGGACATTGATTGTTCTCTTGATCTTACAGGCCAAagggaagaaaagaagaagaagaagaaagatgataaaaatgaagAGGGCGATCCAATTAGTGCAATGTCGAAAAATGAGGAGAGAAAAGAGAGTGAGGTAACACTATCAGGGCTGCTGAACTTCATTGATGGAATTTGGTCAGCTTGTGGGGGTGAAAGAATCATTGTTTTCACCACCAACCATGTTGAGAAGCTTGATCCAGCTTTAATCAGGAGAGGAAGAATGGATAAACACATTGAAATGTCATATTGTAGGTTCGAAGCATTCAAGGTGTTAGCCAAGAACTATTTGGACATTGATTCTCATCCACTTTTCGGAGAAATTGGCAATTTGTTAGAAGAAACAGATATGACACCTGCTGATGTTGCTGAGAACTTGATGTTGAaatctgatgatgatgatgatgatgaagaagaagttGAAACTTGTTTGAAGAATTTGATTGAAGCACTTAAGACTGCAAAAGAGGAAGCAAGCAAGAAAGCTGAGGAAGATGCTCGTTTAAAGGCAGAGAAAGAACAGAAGGAAAAGGAAGCAGCAGAAAAGGAACAATCTGTTAAAGAGGATGTCACACAAGATGCAGTATCAGCCAAAGAAGTGAAAGACAATGGAGTCATCCATTAA
- the LOC107955559 gene encoding type I inositol polyphosphate 5-phosphatase 1 isoform X2 has translation MEDVYISSFEMDPCTSTNELRIFVGTWNVAGRSPVGSLAVDLEEWLKPQDAADIYVLGFQEIVPLKTRTVIGAEDPTEATNWNLLIGKTLNENFGCPWLTPMLNPVSSDNYQYVKVPDCERRASFSGVIDSTLMRGRWITQYHQQLVLGGSKYKLMASKKMVGVFISVWMKKELLKKYCVSNVKVSSVACGIMGYLGNKGSVSVSMSIEGTSFCFIAAHLASGEKNGDEGRRNRQVSEIFKRTSFPRSAKDDDNRHPLTILGHDQIFWFGDLNYRLDLEDNLARDLIKKQDWKALQGFDQLRKEQEDGGVFEGWREGNIKFAPTYKYSSSNCNRYSGGLPNRSGEKQRTPAWCDRILWYGKGVKLLSYFRSESKFSDHRPVSAQFSTQIEVMKSTNSRFLDKETNFHNIMPPEQIGPSINKEEGKPTLLSLIVKDTESSSTHMQVDTNY, from the exons ATGGAAGATGTTTACATTAGTTCGTTTGAAATGGATCCATGCACTTCGACCAATGAGTTAAG AATTTTTGTGGGAACTTGGAATGTTGCTGGAAGATCTCCTGTAGGAAGTTTAGCTGTTGATTTAGAAGAGTGGTTGAAACCCCAGGATGCTGCTGATATCTATGTTCTCGG ATTTCAAGAGATCGTACCATTGAAAACTCGAACCGTGATCGGAGCGGAAGATCCGACTGAAGCAACAAATTGGAATTTGTTAATAGGAAAAACACTAAATGAAAACTTTGGTTGCCCTTGGTTGACTCCCATGTTGAATCCGGTCTCAAGTGACAACTACCAGTATGTCAAAGTTCCTGACTGTGAAAGAAGAGCAAGTTTCAGTGGCGTAATTGATAGCACACTGATGAGAGGGAGGTGGATAACTCAGTACCATCAGCAACTAGTTCTTGGTGGCAGCAAATACAAGCTAATGGCAAGCAAGAAAATGGTTGGAGTTTTTATAAGTGTATGGATGAAGAAGGAATTGCTGAAGAAATACTGTGTTTCAAATGTGAAAGTTAGTTCAGTGGCCTGTGGAATCATGGGCTATTTGGGAAACAAAGGTTCAGTGTCTGTTAGTATGTCAATTGAAGGTACCAGCTTTTGCTTCATTGCTGCTCACTTGGCTTCAGGTGAGAAGAACGGTGATGAAGGTCGAAGGAACCGTCAAGTTTCCGAGATTTTTAAGCGAACTTCTTTTCCTCGATCAGCCAAAGATGATGACAATCGACATCCTCTCACCATCTTAGGACATGA TCAGATATTCTGGTTCGGAGATCTCAACTATAGGCTAGACTTGGAAGACAATTTGGCTAGGGATCTGATAAAGAAGCAAGACTGGAAAGCACTGCAGGGTTTCGATCAGCTTCGAAAGGAACAAGAAGATGGAGGAGTGTTTGAAGGTTGGAGAGAAGGGAACATCAAATTTGCACCAACATACAAGTATTCTTCATCAAATTGCAATCGTTACTCGGGTGGCCTTCCCAACAGATCAGGAGAGAAACAAAGGACTCCAGCATG GTGTGATAGAATTCTGTGGTATGGAAAAGGAGTGAAACTTTTATCTTACTTTCGCAGTGAAAGTAAGTTTTCTGATCATCGGCCTGTCTCTGCCCAATTCTCAACACAGATAGAAGTCATGAAATCCACCAATTCAAGATTTCTAGACAAGGAAACCAATTTTCATAATATTATGCCTCCAGAACAGATT GGACCAAGCATAAACAAAGAAGAAGGCAAACCTACATTACTATCTTTGATTGTAAAGGATACAGAATCATCTTCAACACATATGCAAGTAGATACAAATTATTAA
- the LOC107955559 gene encoding type I inositol polyphosphate 5-phosphatase 4 isoform X1, translating to MDDMSPKSSSGRFRKWFKTKHKNKQKHKEPDPYNYLDGLSDGEDEGDYIMEDVYISSFEMDPCTSTNELRIFVGTWNVAGRSPVGSLAVDLEEWLKPQDAADIYVLGFQEIVPLKTRTVIGAEDPTEATNWNLLIGKTLNENFGCPWLTPMLNPVSSDNYQYVKVPDCERRASFSGVIDSTLMRGRWITQYHQQLVLGGSKYKLMASKKMVGVFISVWMKKELLKKYCVSNVKVSSVACGIMGYLGNKGSVSVSMSIEGTSFCFIAAHLASGEKNGDEGRRNRQVSEIFKRTSFPRSAKDDDNRHPLTILGHDQIFWFGDLNYRLDLEDNLARDLIKKQDWKALQGFDQLRKEQEDGGVFEGWREGNIKFAPTYKYSSSNCNRYSGGLPNRSGEKQRTPAWCDRILWYGKGVKLLSYFRSESKFSDHRPVSAQFSTQIEVMKSTNSRFLDKETNFHNIMPPEQIGPSINKEEGKPTLLSLIVKDTESSSTHMQVDTNY from the exons ATGGATGATATGAGCCCAAAGTCAAGCTCTGGGAGATTTCGAAAATGGTTCAAAACGAAGCACAAGAACAAGCAGAAGCACAAGGAACCTGATCCTTACAACTACCTGGATGGACTTTCAG ATGGAGAAGATGAAGGTGATTATATCATGGAAGATGTTTACATTAGTTCGTTTGAAATGGATCCATGCACTTCGACCAATGAGTTAAG AATTTTTGTGGGAACTTGGAATGTTGCTGGAAGATCTCCTGTAGGAAGTTTAGCTGTTGATTTAGAAGAGTGGTTGAAACCCCAGGATGCTGCTGATATCTATGTTCTCGG ATTTCAAGAGATCGTACCATTGAAAACTCGAACCGTGATCGGAGCGGAAGATCCGACTGAAGCAACAAATTGGAATTTGTTAATAGGAAAAACACTAAATGAAAACTTTGGTTGCCCTTGGTTGACTCCCATGTTGAATCCGGTCTCAAGTGACAACTACCAGTATGTCAAAGTTCCTGACTGTGAAAGAAGAGCAAGTTTCAGTGGCGTAATTGATAGCACACTGATGAGAGGGAGGTGGATAACTCAGTACCATCAGCAACTAGTTCTTGGTGGCAGCAAATACAAGCTAATGGCAAGCAAGAAAATGGTTGGAGTTTTTATAAGTGTATGGATGAAGAAGGAATTGCTGAAGAAATACTGTGTTTCAAATGTGAAAGTTAGTTCAGTGGCCTGTGGAATCATGGGCTATTTGGGAAACAAAGGTTCAGTGTCTGTTAGTATGTCAATTGAAGGTACCAGCTTTTGCTTCATTGCTGCTCACTTGGCTTCAGGTGAGAAGAACGGTGATGAAGGTCGAAGGAACCGTCAAGTTTCCGAGATTTTTAAGCGAACTTCTTTTCCTCGATCAGCCAAAGATGATGACAATCGACATCCTCTCACCATCTTAGGACATGA TCAGATATTCTGGTTCGGAGATCTCAACTATAGGCTAGACTTGGAAGACAATTTGGCTAGGGATCTGATAAAGAAGCAAGACTGGAAAGCACTGCAGGGTTTCGATCAGCTTCGAAAGGAACAAGAAGATGGAGGAGTGTTTGAAGGTTGGAGAGAAGGGAACATCAAATTTGCACCAACATACAAGTATTCTTCATCAAATTGCAATCGTTACTCGGGTGGCCTTCCCAACAGATCAGGAGAGAAACAAAGGACTCCAGCATG GTGTGATAGAATTCTGTGGTATGGAAAAGGAGTGAAACTTTTATCTTACTTTCGCAGTGAAAGTAAGTTTTCTGATCATCGGCCTGTCTCTGCCCAATTCTCAACACAGATAGAAGTCATGAAATCCACCAATTCAAGATTTCTAGACAAGGAAACCAATTTTCATAATATTATGCCTCCAGAACAGATT GGACCAAGCATAAACAAAGAAGAAGGCAAACCTACATTACTATCTTTGATTGTAAAGGATACAGAATCATCTTCAACACATATGCAAGTAGATACAAATTATTAA